One window of the Trueperaceae bacterium genome contains the following:
- a CDS encoding IclR family transcriptional regulator, protein MSTTLEKALQLVELVSDGDLSLQQLCQASGFSRSTTHRLAASLVKHRYLENKAQRYSLGYRFLELGEKKKSSLQFTKAAKPIAQNYCERTGETVHIAVLDGIYSMVVDRIIGSRQLQVNAYVGQRTLAYRTGAGKAMIASQPEREWLFFLNGIGRKERTRQLVEFAEIKERGYALDLEESASGVACVATAIYGPSGQVVAGVSFNGAITDLTRERLVELAPTIRACAKEIEKAMAASVA, encoded by the coding sequence GTGAGCACCACTCTAGAGAAGGCACTCCAGCTCGTCGAGCTCGTGAGTGACGGTGACCTGTCGCTGCAACAACTCTGTCAGGCATCCGGGTTCTCGCGTAGCACCACGCATCGCCTCGCGGCCTCCTTGGTCAAGCACCGGTACTTGGAGAACAAGGCGCAGCGCTACAGCCTCGGCTACCGCTTCCTCGAACTCGGCGAGAAGAAGAAGTCGAGCCTGCAGTTCACGAAGGCCGCCAAGCCGATCGCGCAGAACTACTGCGAGCGAACAGGCGAGACGGTGCACATCGCCGTTCTAGACGGCATCTACAGTATGGTCGTCGATCGCATAATCGGCAGTAGGCAGCTCCAGGTCAACGCCTACGTCGGTCAGCGCACGTTGGCGTACAGAACGGGCGCCGGCAAGGCGATGATCGCCAGCCAACCCGAGCGCGAATGGCTCTTCTTCCTTAACGGCATCGGACGCAAGGAGCGGACCCGCCAACTGGTCGAGTTCGCCGAGATCAAGGAGCGGGGCTACGCCCTCGACCTGGAGGAGAGCGCAAGCGGCGTCGCCTGTGTGGCGACCGCCATCTACGGCCCGTCCGGGCAGGTGGTGGCGGGGGTGAGCTTCAACGGGGCCATCACCGACCTAACGCGGGAGCGACTGGTGGAGTTGGCGCCGACCATCAGGGCTTGCGCGAAGGAGATCGAGAAGGCTATGGCAGCCTCGGTCGCTTGA
- a CDS encoding M20/M25/M40 family metallo-hydrolase: protein MTEATDETVVLLRSLVQCPSPSGQEEAVQRLIADWLRLNGVATTLQTTADGLSNVFATVRGDRHGEAAPSLLLLGHADTVLPGNGWTHDPYSGVLEGHRLYGRGAVDMKAGLAAAMLAMRELARRSDWCGTVSFASVADEEASSRGAVDLIARGLRFDAAVVCEPHFDDPVVGGVGKINVRITCRGRSAHGSRPEEGVNAIDAMARLLHALQASPVREHPLVGRGSRCVLRIQSGDGPYEIRVPDRCSCLVNWHLVPGESADDVVGELRALAESVSPAVDAIFDVLPPAYPSYLTAPDHPFLRHFTETYRREFGHDPAFAYGRGVSDANLLADSGIPTVMFGPSGANLHAADEWVDVRQIGEAARFYVALATSERTWTSGQSGHRKDHS, encoded by the coding sequence ATGACCGAGGCCACCGACGAGACGGTAGTCCTGCTGCGCAGCCTAGTGCAGTGCCCAAGCCCTTCCGGGCAGGAGGAGGCCGTGCAGCGCCTCATCGCCGACTGGCTGCGGCTGAACGGCGTCGCCACGACCCTACAAACCACCGCGGACGGGCTCAGCAACGTCTTCGCCACGGTCAGAGGCGACCGACATGGCGAGGCGGCGCCCAGCTTGCTGCTACTCGGCCACGCCGACACCGTCCTGCCGGGCAACGGATGGACCCACGACCCGTACTCGGGCGTCCTGGAGGGCCACCGTCTGTACGGACGTGGGGCCGTCGACATGAAGGCCGGCCTAGCCGCCGCGATGCTGGCCATGCGCGAGCTGGCCCGCCGCTCCGACTGGTGTGGCACGGTCAGCTTCGCATCGGTGGCGGACGAGGAGGCCTCCTCGAGGGGCGCGGTCGACCTGATCGCCCGCGGGCTGCGGTTCGACGCCGCCGTGGTGTGTGAGCCGCACTTCGACGATCCGGTCGTCGGCGGCGTCGGCAAGATCAACGTCAGGATCACGTGCCGTGGGCGCAGCGCGCACGGCAGTCGCCCCGAGGAGGGGGTCAACGCCATCGACGCCATGGCGCGGCTGCTGCACGCCCTTCAGGCATCGCCGGTGCGCGAGCATCCGCTCGTCGGGCGGGGCAGTCGCTGCGTGCTGCGCATCCAGAGCGGCGACGGCCCCTACGAGATCAGGGTCCCCGATCGCTGCTCCTGCCTGGTCAACTGGCATCTGGTGCCCGGCGAGAGCGCCGACGACGTGGTCGGCGAGTTGCGGGCGCTGGCGGAGAGCGTATCGCCGGCGGTGGACGCCATTTTCGACGTCCTACCCCCCGCCTACCCCAGCTACCTGACCGCACCCGACCACCCCTTCCTGCGGCACTTCACTGAGACCTACCGCCGCGAGTTCGGCCACGACCCCGCTTTCGCCTACGGCCGCGGAGTGAGCGACGCCAACCTGCTGGCCGACAGCGGGATCCCCACGGTCATGTTCGGGCCGTCCGGAGCGAACCTGCATGCCGCCGACGAGTGGGTGGACGTGCGGCAGATCGGCGAGGCGGCGCGTTTCTACGTGGCGCTCGCGACCTCGGAGCGAACCTGGACCTCAGGGCAATCAGGGCATAGAAAGGACCATTCATGA
- a CDS encoding M24 family metallopeptidase gives MKKTARLWHAHHDLVRLLGADYLDAMVYPHIVKDATKTVLPYVLELDGRCTVLLRDSDSAMATAQPATPHRFAVYGGYFSWNERPAAPALPQLIDELAPGRAVEVDDTLPVASYRALHGSLDLDVTYRTLTDRTLRHLTLERPRVAAAMESDVERYRRAARRVVEGFRFEERLAELLQRQPEHDFALLDAQLERAGVDALLVTSPFQMEELSGHPSAWLERAGAVMLFVRGDERLHLLLPGRGQLPGTVERSTYRDVGSAVAAIAPGTLAVEPGHADLGLARALDADPLLLPSASPLLYRWQELRAASQLPYYVLAANSARVATERAVKYAAGRLARGGELRESELALAFDAFLGEFAGECDLHGMFRPYFRIIHPGERTLVPAAPTPNLVSGRNRTVKFDMGTQVLDLAGRVRGCSDIAKTLCNSPELEEFQAFLRATLLDRVIPAIRPGVSGAVVHEAATEALAEQDDRVRGWGLLPHGRSGKEYARDCGHVINRQTICTIYLEPGCEQRIEAGMSGCVEFVWPVDEAVVAIEDAYLVTESGAIPITA, from the coding sequence GTGAAGAAGACGGCCCGGTTGTGGCACGCCCACCACGACCTCGTCCGGCTGCTGGGGGCCGACTACCTTGACGCCATGGTCTACCCGCACATCGTGAAGGACGCCACCAAGACGGTCCTGCCCTACGTCCTCGAGCTCGACGGCAGGTGCACGGTGCTGCTGCGCGACTCCGACAGCGCCATGGCCACTGCGCAACCGGCGACCCCCCACCGCTTCGCCGTCTACGGCGGTTACTTCAGTTGGAACGAGCGGCCAGCCGCGCCGGCCCTGCCGCAGCTCATCGACGAGCTAGCGCCCGGCCGCGCGGTCGAGGTCGACGACACCCTGCCGGTGGCGAGCTACCGCGCTCTGCATGGCTCCCTAGATCTAGACGTCACCTACCGGACCTTGACCGACCGGACGCTCCGGCACCTCACGCTCGAGCGCCCCCGGGTAGCGGCGGCGATGGAGTCTGACGTGGAGCGCTACCGACGGGCGGCGAGGCGAGTCGTCGAGGGTTTTCGCTTCGAGGAGCGGCTGGCGGAGCTGCTCCAGCGCCAGCCGGAGCACGACTTCGCCCTGCTCGACGCGCAGCTCGAGAGGGCCGGCGTCGATGCCCTTCTCGTCACCTCCCCCTTCCAGATGGAGGAGCTGAGCGGTCATCCGAGCGCCTGGCTGGAGCGGGCAGGCGCCGTCATGCTCTTCGTCAGGGGCGACGAACGACTCCACCTCCTGTTGCCGGGACGAGGTCAACTGCCCGGGACCGTGGAGCGCTCGACCTACCGAGACGTTGGCAGCGCCGTCGCCGCCATCGCGCCCGGCACCCTGGCCGTCGAGCCAGGCCACGCCGACTTGGGCCTCGCGCGCGCGCTCGACGCCGACCCCCTGCTGCTGCCGAGCGCCTCGCCGCTGCTGTACCGCTGGCAGGAGTTGCGGGCCGCGAGCCAGCTCCCCTATTACGTCCTCGCCGCCAACTCGGCCCGCGTGGCCACCGAGCGCGCCGTCAAGTACGCGGCCGGGCGCCTGGCGCGGGGCGGCGAGCTGCGCGAGTCGGAGTTGGCGCTCGCCTTCGATGCCTTCCTTGGGGAGTTCGCCGGCGAGTGCGACCTGCACGGCATGTTCCGTCCCTACTTCCGCATCATCCACCCCGGGGAGCGGACCCTGGTCCCGGCCGCGCCGACCCCGAACCTCGTGAGCGGACGGAACCGCACCGTCAAGTTCGACATGGGCACCCAGGTCCTCGACCTGGCCGGACGCGTGAGGGGTTGCTCCGACATCGCGAAGACCCTCTGCAACTCTCCCGAGCTGGAGGAGTTCCAGGCGTTCCTGCGCGCCACTCTGCTCGACCGCGTCATCCCCGCGATCCGCCCGGGGGTCAGCGGCGCCGTCGTCCACGAGGCGGCCACAGAAGCCTTGGCCGAGCAAGACGATCGGGTGCGCGGCTGGGGTCTGCTGCCGCATGGTCGCAGCGGCAAGGAGTACGCCAGGGATTGCGGCCACGTGATCAACCGGCAAACGATCTGCACCATCTATCTGGAACCCGGCTGCGAGCAACGGATCGAGGCGGGTATGTCCGGCTGCGTCGAGTTCGTCTGGCCGGTGGACGAGGCGGTGGTCGCGATCGAGGACGCCTACCTGGTGACCGAGTCCGGAGCCATCCCCATCACGGCTTGA
- a CDS encoding NAD(P)H-quinone oxidoreductase, with amino-acid sequence MKAIVVDRNRPGRPLLWQDVADPACGEDDVIIDVQATALNRADLLHREGNFPTTPGRSEILGGEAAGRISQRGSAVRAWSVGDSVVCLTLGGGYAERVRVPQRLLMPVPAGLSMAEAAALPEAYLTAYGNLFVNARLQAGETVLIHSGASGVGTAAIQLARLAGCRVIVTVGSAEKARLCEAMGADLAIRYHEEDFVARAMEFGGGEGVDVILDTVGAGYLQRNLELLALKGRLLLIGILGGTQTEINMRQIISKRLAVLGDTLSKYSVAELADMKDAFLRDFGEALDDGRLKPVVDRVFPIQEAEVAHQRMAENKNVGKIILTVREH; translated from the coding sequence ATGAAGGCGATCGTCGTGGACCGGAACCGCCCTGGCCGCCCCCTGTTATGGCAAGACGTGGCCGACCCCGCATGCGGCGAAGACGATGTGATCATCGACGTCCAAGCCACCGCGCTCAACCGCGCCGACCTGCTACACCGAGAAGGCAACTTCCCGACGACCCCGGGTCGCTCCGAGATCCTTGGAGGCGAGGCTGCCGGGCGCATAAGCCAGCGCGGCTCCGCCGTCCGGGCATGGTCCGTAGGCGACAGCGTGGTCTGCCTGACGCTGGGTGGGGGCTACGCCGAGAGGGTCCGCGTGCCGCAGCGCTTGCTCATGCCGGTGCCCGCCGGACTGAGCATGGCGGAGGCCGCGGCGCTCCCCGAGGCCTACCTCACCGCTTACGGCAACCTGTTCGTCAACGCCCGCCTCCAGGCGGGCGAGACGGTCCTGATTCACAGCGGCGCCAGCGGCGTCGGCACGGCGGCCATCCAACTCGCCCGTCTGGCCGGTTGCCGCGTCATCGTCACCGTTGGTTCGGCCGAGAAGGCGCGCCTATGCGAAGCCATGGGCGCGGACCTGGCCATCCGCTACCACGAGGAGGACTTCGTCGCGCGGGCCATGGAGTTCGGGGGTGGCGAGGGTGTCGACGTCATCCTCGACACCGTCGGTGCCGGCTACCTGCAACGCAACCTCGAGCTGCTCGCGTTGAAGGGCCGCCTGCTCCTCATCGGCATCCTCGGGGGAACCCAGACCGAGATCAACATGCGCCAGATCATCTCCAAGCGCCTCGCCGTCCTCGGGGACACGTTGAGCAAGTACTCGGTCGCCGAGCTGGCGGACATGAAGGATGCCTTCTTGCGCGACTTCGGCGAGGCCCTCGACGACGGCCGGCTGAAGCCGGTGGTGGACCGCGTGTTCCCCATCCAGGAGGCGGAGGTGGCGCACCAGCGCATGGCGGAGAACAAGAACGTAGGCAAGATCATCCTCACCGTCCGCGAGCACTGA
- a CDS encoding ABC transporter permease, producing MLRLLLYRVLGLAVILVLVSVISFSITYVVPGDVALVIAGPGASQASIEKIRSDLLLDEPFLVRYGTWLGSVMRGDLGASAITRQPVAEIVGFRLVNTMKLALAGIVLAIVLGIALGLVAALYRNSLVDYGAMLVSVLGISAPVFWVGLMLIYVFSVRLRWLPITDQGGVAHLILPAITIGMYSVAVIARVTRFNLLEVLGRDYIRTAKAKGASTARMSLKHALKNALIPVVTVIGLQFGYLMGGAVLTETVFAYPGIGRLFADVVFTRDFPVMQILMLLLAAIFAVTNFLVDISYALLDPRIRHA from the coding sequence ATGCTGCGCCTCCTTCTCTATCGGGTGCTGGGGCTGGCCGTGATCCTGGTGCTGGTCTCGGTCATCTCGTTCTCGATCACCTACGTTGTGCCCGGCGATGTCGCTCTCGTCATCGCCGGGCCCGGCGCCAGCCAGGCCTCGATCGAGAAGATCCGCAGCGACCTGCTCCTCGACGAGCCCTTCCTGGTTCGTTACGGCACGTGGCTCGGCTCCGTGATGCGCGGCGACTTGGGTGCCTCGGCCATCACCAGGCAACCGGTGGCCGAGATCGTCGGCTTCCGGCTGGTCAACACGATGAAGCTAGCCCTGGCCGGCATCGTCCTCGCCATCGTTCTTGGCATCGCGCTCGGTCTGGTGGCGGCCCTGTACCGCAACAGCCTTGTCGACTACGGGGCCATGCTCGTATCGGTCCTGGGCATATCCGCGCCCGTGTTCTGGGTGGGGTTGATGCTGATATACGTCTTCAGCGTCCGCCTGCGCTGGCTGCCCATCACCGACCAGGGTGGTGTCGCCCACCTGATCCTCCCAGCCATAACCATCGGGATGTACTCCGTGGCGGTCATCGCCCGCGTGACCCGCTTCAACCTGCTCGAGGTGCTCGGTCGGGACTACATCCGCACGGCCAAGGCCAAGGGCGCCTCCACCGCGCGGATGTCACTGAAGCACGCGCTCAAGAACGCCCTCATCCCGGTGGTCACGGTGATCGGACTCCAGTTCGGTTACCTCATGGGTGGGGCGGTCCTCACCGAGACCGTGTTCGCCTATCCGGGCATCGGCCGGCTCTTCGCCGACGTCGTGTTCACCCGCGACTTCCCGGTCATGCAGATCCTCATGCTGCTGCTCGCCGCCATCTTCGCCGTCACCAACTTCCTGGTCGACATCTCCTACGCCCTGCTCGATCCTCGGATCCGTCATGCCTGA
- a CDS encoding aspartate/glutamate racemase family protein, with amino-acid sequence MAKIIHVMNASSRKDTGITEELSRTLEPLRFPGGPEIDCVTLEDGPNGITTSRDSDLAAVAVARFIEERHELPDTGAFVVACFSDPGIAAAREFSSRPVLGIGEAGVMTALAFGGQLGLISVSAGSEGKNRRALRALGVEARLAGAAALGLDYGDLRRPERVLGRLIEVGASLRELGAGSLLFAGAGMGRYCAQLEQAVGLPVVDPTQAAVGLALSRVRLAAAAGAGAA; translated from the coding sequence ATGGCCAAGATCATCCACGTCATGAACGCCAGCAGTCGCAAGGACACTGGGATCACCGAGGAGCTGTCGCGCACCTTGGAACCCCTGCGCTTCCCGGGTGGGCCGGAGATCGACTGCGTCACGCTGGAAGACGGCCCCAACGGCATCACCACCAGCAGGGATAGCGACTTGGCCGCTGTGGCGGTGGCGCGCTTCATCGAGGAGCGGCATGAGCTACCGGACACGGGCGCATTCGTCGTGGCCTGCTTCTCGGACCCGGGCATCGCCGCTGCCCGGGAGTTCAGTAGCCGACCGGTGCTCGGCATCGGCGAGGCGGGCGTCATGACGGCCCTGGCTTTCGGCGGTCAGCTCGGGTTGATCTCGGTCTCGGCGGGTAGCGAGGGGAAGAACCGCCGCGCGTTGCGAGCGCTCGGAGTGGAGGCGAGGCTGGCCGGCGCGGCCGCGCTCGGCCTCGACTACGGCGACCTGCGCCGGCCGGAGCGCGTGCTGGGTCGGCTCATCGAGGTCGGCGCGAGCCTCAGGGAGCTCGGGGCCGGCTCGCTGCTGTTCGCCGGCGCCGGCATGGGCCGCTACTGCGCGCAGCTGGAGCAGGCGGTTGGGCTGCCTGTGGTCGATCCGACGCAGGCCGCCGTAGGTCTGGCTCTGAGCCGCGTGCGGCTGGCGGCTGCGGCGGGAGCCGGGGCGGCGTGA
- a CDS encoding glutathione ABC transporter substrate-binding protein, translating into MKSPRFAVSYRLLVAVGLALCCLLPTAAAQQTGGKLTVAIGVPAVTLAPGKSIASIVNSITEGIYEGLVERDASGAVLPGLATSWSLAEDDVTWTLTLRQGVRFHDGTEFSADDVKATFDRILNPDFALPLSSVLKVVSRVEVVDPYTVKIITGSPTPDFLNRLAYGVAVIISSDAVEKYGADIDWTPVGTGPYRLESYVPNESVTLVAFPDYWGGTPLLDRVEFRTVREPGTRVALLEAGEVDIIVDVPATDLPGLKAQADKAVLLAPSTRVMHIGVNTQVAPFDNVLVRQALNYAIDQDGLVNGVLQGVGQPARSIISPVVTGFSPVSEYRYDPDTARRLLAEAGYPNGFSATLWTPEGRYFQDRATAVAVQSMLGDIGVNVDVRVIDWATYLEILRRPVDSSETQLYLLGWESGTGDIGYVLDLIFHTSTWPPAGWNTMFYSNPEVDALIETARVTMDPDTRQALATQIQERIVSDAPWVLLNVTEETAAMSSKVNGLELLPGDVYSLKTVWLDKD; encoded by the coding sequence ATGAAGTCCCCCAGGTTCGCCGTCTCGTATCGCCTATTGGTGGCAGTGGGGCTTGCGCTATGCTGCCTCCTCCCGACCGCCGCCGCGCAACAGACGGGCGGGAAGCTGACGGTCGCCATCGGCGTGCCAGCCGTGACCCTTGCCCCGGGCAAGTCGATCGCGTCGATCGTGAACAGCATCACCGAAGGCATCTACGAAGGACTCGTCGAGAGGGACGCCAGCGGAGCCGTCCTACCAGGTCTGGCGACCTCGTGGAGCCTCGCCGAGGACGACGTCACCTGGACCCTGACCTTGCGGCAGGGCGTCCGGTTCCACGACGGCACCGAGTTCTCCGCCGATGACGTCAAGGCCACGTTCGACCGCATCCTGAACCCCGACTTCGCGTTGCCGCTGAGCTCCGTCCTTAAAGTCGTCTCGCGCGTCGAGGTGGTGGACCCTTACACGGTCAAGATCATCACCGGCAGTCCGACGCCCGACTTCCTCAACCGTCTCGCCTACGGCGTGGCCGTCATCATCAGCAGCGATGCCGTCGAGAAGTACGGCGCCGACATCGACTGGACGCCGGTCGGCACCGGCCCGTACCGCCTGGAGTCCTACGTTCCCAACGAGAGCGTCACCCTGGTCGCCTTCCCCGACTACTGGGGCGGCACCCCGTTGCTCGATCGCGTCGAGTTCCGCACGGTTCGCGAGCCGGGCACGCGCGTCGCGCTGCTCGAGGCGGGCGAGGTCGACATCATCGTCGACGTGCCGGCCACCGACCTGCCTGGCCTGAAGGCGCAGGCCGACAAGGCCGTGCTGTTGGCGCCGAGCACGCGAGTCATGCACATCGGCGTCAACACTCAGGTGGCGCCTTTCGACAACGTCCTCGTTCGCCAGGCGCTCAACTACGCCATCGATCAGGACGGTTTGGTCAACGGCGTGCTTCAGGGCGTCGGACAACCCGCCCGCTCTATTATCTCCCCGGTGGTCACCGGCTTCTCGCCGGTGAGCGAGTACCGCTACGATCCGGATACGGCTCGGCGCCTGCTCGCGGAGGCCGGCTATCCGAACGGCTTCAGCGCAACGCTCTGGACGCCGGAAGGCCGCTACTTCCAGGACCGCGCCACGGCGGTGGCCGTGCAGAGCATGCTGGGTGACATCGGCGTGAACGTGGATGTAAGGGTCATCGACTGGGCCACGTACCTGGAGATCCTCCGGCGCCCTGTCGACTCTAGCGAGACCCAGCTCTACCTGCTCGGCTGGGAGTCGGGCACCGGCGACATCGGTTACGTGCTGGACCTGATCTTCCACACCTCGACGTGGCCACCCGCCGGCTGGAACACGATGTTCTACAGCAACCCGGAGGTCGACGCCCTGATCGAGACGGCTCGCGTCACCATGGATCCGGATACGCGCCAGGCGCTGGCGACGCAGATCCAGGAGCGCATCGTCAGTGACGCCCCGTGGGTCTTGCTCAACGTGACCGAGGAAACGGCCGCCATGAGCAGCAAGGTGAACGGCCTCGAGCTGCTGCCGGGCGATGTCTACTCGCTGAAGACGGTGTGGCTGGACAAAGACTAG
- a CDS encoding M28 family peptidase, producing MTTSALPPILQAFDLDRAMTHVRWLSERTPNRISGGGQDRLAAEYIRDTLASYGLAAKLQEFDTYTSTIGSGALDVLSPEPWTPVVKPCLHIDPTPPEGVVAELVAVGPGGREDYAGLDVRGKIVLAEVSYAPATPEKARLAYEQGAIGIVLMNWGTSDQDNIPWRALKAVWGNPTRATWNEIPRLHALAITRRDGERLKAQCKQGGVEVRLRVTGQRLWARVAQPIAWLRAPESSPEREQFVVVSGHLDAWEPGVTDNASGNGVMIEIARLLAERRDELRRSVVFCFWNGHEIAEAAGSTYFVDTHWEELNRYGVAYTNIDSVGMRGADRLAVNSSPELRDAHQAIAEELFGERLPSKRLERIGDQSFFGVGVPAIAARHALPDAVVQAWNGATLGWWNHTDKDTFDTLDEAVLERDGRFWAGLIHDLVSTELLPHLASPAAQELRARFDTMLSEGEDPAELGRVRPLLDRLAERAAWLDALQADTKEAVLARNEALLRLSRHITPLRATVVGKYGQDSYGLSDLKEPVPMLAPLSRYRRLVAGDPERHLLTTELMRVRHRFTDALTAAIEVIEVLRLRLGLAGSD from the coding sequence ATGACGACCTCGGCTCTGCCACCGATCCTTCAAGCTTTCGACCTCGACCGGGCCATGACCCATGTCCGGTGGCTGAGCGAGCGCACACCCAACCGCATCTCCGGCGGGGGCCAGGACCGCTTGGCCGCCGAGTACATCCGCGACACCCTCGCCTCCTACGGCTTGGCGGCCAAGCTGCAGGAGTTCGACACCTACACCAGCACCATCGGCAGCGGCGCCCTCGATGTCCTCTCCCCGGAGCCCTGGACACCCGTCGTCAAACCGTGCCTGCACATCGACCCGACCCCTCCGGAGGGAGTGGTGGCCGAGCTCGTGGCGGTAGGCCCCGGCGGCCGCGAGGACTACGCCGGCCTCGACGTGCGCGGCAAGATCGTCCTGGCAGAGGTCAGCTACGCCCCAGCGACGCCGGAGAAGGCGCGGCTGGCCTACGAGCAGGGCGCCATCGGCATCGTCCTGATGAACTGGGGAACCTCCGACCAGGACAACATCCCCTGGCGCGCCCTGAAGGCCGTGTGGGGTAACCCCACCCGGGCCACGTGGAACGAGATCCCCAGGCTGCACGCCCTCGCGATCACTCGACGCGACGGCGAGCGGCTCAAGGCGCAGTGCAAGCAGGGAGGGGTGGAGGTGAGGCTCCGCGTGACGGGCCAACGCCTCTGGGCGCGGGTCGCCCAGCCGATCGCCTGGCTGCGCGCACCGGAGTCAAGCCCAGAGCGCGAGCAGTTCGTGGTCGTCTCGGGGCACCTCGACGCCTGGGAGCCGGGCGTGACCGACAACGCCAGCGGCAACGGCGTGATGATCGAGATCGCCAGGCTGCTGGCCGAGCGCCGTGACGAGCTGCGCCGCTCGGTGGTCTTCTGCTTCTGGAACGGTCATGAGATCGCGGAGGCCGCCGGCTCGACCTACTTCGTCGACACCCACTGGGAGGAGCTGAACCGCTACGGAGTGGCGTACACCAACATCGACTCGGTCGGCATGCGTGGTGCCGACCGTCTCGCCGTCAACAGCAGCCCGGAGCTGCGCGACGCGCATCAGGCGATCGCGGAGGAGCTCTTCGGCGAGCGACTGCCGAGCAAGCGGCTGGAGCGGATCGGCGACCAGTCCTTCTTCGGCGTCGGCGTACCCGCCATCGCGGCACGCCACGCCCTGCCCGACGCCGTCGTGCAGGCCTGGAACGGCGCTACCCTCGGCTGGTGGAACCATACCGACAAGGACACTTTCGACACGCTCGACGAGGCGGTGCTCGAGCGCGACGGCCGTTTCTGGGCGGGCCTGATACACGACCTGGTGAGCACCGAGCTTCTGCCCCATCTGGCCTCGCCAGCGGCCCAAGAGCTGAGGGCGCGCTTCGACACGATGCTTTCGGAAGGCGAAGACCCGGCCGAACTGGGCCGCGTGCGGCCGCTGCTCGACCGACTGGCGGAGCGCGCGGCGTGGCTGGACGCACTGCAGGCCGACACCAAGGAAGCCGTGTTGGCCCGCAACGAGGCGCTCCTGCGCCTCAGCCGCCACATCACGCCTCTGCGTGCCACCGTGGTGGGTAAGTACGGTCAGGACAGCTACGGGCTCAGCGACCTCAAGGAGCCCGTCCCCATGCTCGCCCCGCTGAGCCGCTACCGCAGGCTGGTCGCCGGCGACCCGGAACGGCACCTCCTGACAACCGAGTTGATGCGGGTCAGGCACCGCTTCACGGACGCCCTCACCGCCGCCATCGAGGTCATCGAAGTACTGCGGTTGCGGCTAGGGCTGGCGGGAAGCGACTAG